Within Salvia splendens isolate huo1 chromosome 21, SspV2, whole genome shotgun sequence, the genomic segment ACTAGATTACTAGAAAATGTCTCATAGAGTGATTTCGAAAAATAGTACCAGATTATGTCATTATGCCATTTCAAAACAGTCAGCACAAAACACTTACATGACTTGGTGGGATGTGTTTTCCACTTAGAAGGTCAAGCAAAAGTGTTCCAAAGCTGTAAATTACACTTTCTGGGGTAACTCTTCCTAACAAAAACAGAAGGTCAGTGCTCGTCAGTTACAAATCCTAAAATGCAAAAGTGTCAGTTCAGATAACATAGACAAGAGCAAAAGTGTTCCAAAGTTGTAAATTACACTTTCAGCGCATAAATCTTTTGGAAACAAAATAACAGTATCAGTATGGTGGTGAATGCAGTAGACTGAGTAACAAAAGTTTCAAGATGTATTATAATATAATCCAAAGTTTTAGAGCAATATGCATGATaaacaataatttataaatatcccCCATTATTTAAATAGAAAGGCTACAGTTTCTATTCCAGCTAAGATTTCAAAACAGTTTCTATTCCAGATAAGATTTCAAAACAGTTTCTATTCCAGATAAGATTCAAAATGTTGTCCAAAAAAAGCCATAGGGGGGCATAATCTACCAAAAACCGATGTTGTGGATCTCtattatcattatttttctCTCAAGCATATCACATGTTCAGGACATGGAACTATGATGGACTTATTAGGCATTAGCTAATCCCCAGGTCTGCAATATTGTGGTGTTGCATGCTTATATTGCATTGTACACTCATTTACATCTATGATTGGTCACACAAAAACTATCATGCTATCCAAAATGTCAGGGATGAAGAGTACTACTGTGATGGGTGATGACTTATTCTGTCAAGAATTCCATCTACTAACTCTATAAGACCCAGCATGTCGACCAGTATTGACCTACAGCCACATAGTACTAAGTAATAACCCAAATGCAGACTTCCTGAACAAAAAATTTACTTATTCATGCTACATAGCTTCAAAAGTTCAAATAATCTATGATACAATCATAACAGGCAGTAAACTAATTGACCTTTATTTCCGAATTGCGAGCACAATCCACAGTTTAGACATGAGCACATTCCTGTGGGCAAGCTAAATGGTATCTTCTAGAAATTCCTAAATTATTGCTACAAACCATTATAGGTAACGGTAGTTCATTCTAGATGAGATATTATACCAGTCCTTAGGTACTCTGGTGGAGTAAATGCCAAGTTTGTACTGTAGCTTTTCCCATCTCTACTATTCTTCATCAATCCAAAGCATGACAATCTGGGATTCCCATCCTATAAGATACAAAACAACCCAATAGGAAGAAACACTATCAAAATGCAGACAACTGAGaagtaaaagaaaataacaaatGCTAACTTGGAGCTTACGTAATCAAAGACAATTCTGTAGGCATTTAGATCATGATAAAGTGCCCGACCCTTGCTCGTGCAATATTCTAAAGCTTGAGCAATATATAAAGCAACTCTTAATCGCATTGCCCACTTCATAGGTTGTGTTTCCCCTGAGTTCACATAAAATTATTGAATAATGATAGAACAAAGAACTGAATACATATCTGAATTGAGATCACATCGTTCACAACTTAAAGCACATTTGATCCAATAAACTCGATTATACATCAAAACTAGCCAACCAGACTGTCTTTAGCATTACATATATCGAAAAGTAATTACCAGCAGAATATGCCAGGTAAGCCCTTACACTCTTATCTAGTTATCTTATCTAACGACCGGCCCCCCAATAACTGCACTAAGTTGGGCATAACAGAAGCATTTCAAGTCTTTAACATCAATCAAAATGTACTTACAGTGAAACAGATGTTTTGCAAGAGTTTCATTGGGCATAAATTCAGCAACCAGTAACCTCTCATCACCTTCACAGCAGCAGCCAAGCAAATTAGCCAATCTGTAGTTCCGCAGTTGGCCAACTGCTCTTGCTTCTTCCTGAAGTGTATAAAGTAATGTTCATTTGAAGTGATCAACCAAGTGATAGTCCAACCAAtcaaaatataagaaaattgCAGAAACTGTAGCAATCCATATCTAATTCCATGTATCTCTAGGAAATCAAAGAATAGATCCTAACAAAATCTAGGCGCAGTATAACATATCACTGAAACAAGTTAAGTACACAAAAGAGCATCATGAAAAGGATCTCCATTAAGATGGAGTCCACTCTCACCATGAACTGACGCGCATCAGGCCAAGCAGACCTATTAAACCGTTTGACGGCTATCCGCCTCTGATTATCCAATTTCCCCTTATAAACCACATTTGGAGCTTTCTCCCCATGTTCAGAAACTATGTTCTCTACTGCAAACCCAGATGTAGCCGTCCTAAGTTGTTCAATAGAAAATTCACGAAATGTAGGTAAATCACCAATTTCACTTTTCTCCTCGTTCTCTGCATCATCATCACAAACTTAAGTTGGTGTTTGAGAATCAATAAAAAGTACTAATAGAGAGTTATTTGGGCAAACCAGCATTATTGGCTTCATGAATAGGTCCATTATGCTCTGAACTAAAACAACACAAGATCAGCTTTGAACAGCGACAACCCATCCCAATGcaacaaataaaactaaatacaaaCAGATAAGGAATTTCAATCTTCCACTATGCAAAAACTACAACTCCGTTCCTCAAAGGCTATGACTCCACACGTCCACTATGCATTTACGTAACACTTGATACAAGTGCCCAAGCGCCAATGCTGATTTAGTGTCCTCAGTTAACAAACCTGCAAACATAAAGAATTACGAATAAAAAAACGCACCTTCTTAATACAATTAACTACAGATTTCGATTGCACAATAAGTCAGAATTGTCAGAAGTCAATTGCATTATTGCATGCATTTGAACAGATGCAGCATATTGGCATGCCAGAAGTTGCCTGTAAAAGGACAACTGTAAAGAAGTCATACAAACGTCGAATGTTTAGAAAGTAAACTTGAGTCTTACTGAAGTCTTGCAAGTAAAAGAACAAACATTCAACTAGTTCTATTCCAAATAAGTTGAATCTCATTACTATTCACAAATACTATAAATGTAAGTTAATTGGACAAGTTGAATCTCAAGAAAGTTACTTTTAGCAAATCTTGGTCAACTCGAGGCATCAAATTCAACATTTCCTGAATCCAAAAATCCCTACTTTAGCGCAAAGCAGCTCCTCTTTAAGCTGTTTCAGCTCAGTAATTCACCTAAGAAAAGTAAATACACTATGCCATCAAAGTCAATGTCACAAAACCCTTATCCCGAGACAAAATCAACGAAGGCCCATTATCAGGAAATCAAAGATTAAACAAAGAGAAAACACATCATCCACAAAAATCTGAATAAAACCCCATAATTGAAGCAGGAAAAAGGAAGAACCTAAAAAGAGGTTTCTTGATTTAGTCAAAGCAGCAGAAGCGAAAGTAGTTGATGCTAAATTTGTGTATGCATTTGTTTTTGCATATGCATGTGTAGGTGAGGTGAGGCTCAAAAAGGGAGATCGGAGAGAGAAAATGATTCGGAGAAGATGTAGAGACAGGTGAACATTAATGATAGATATACAATAGATACAGATGTGTGCGTGTGGTGTGTGTAGATCTATTTAGGACGTCAGGTGCGATTTTTTATTACAATTTCCACCGACATAATATTCATTATTGCCATTCTGTGTTCCTTTTTCTAAttaaggagtagtatttttttattctcaCCATATAttaatataggagtatataattgCAATATCACCTTTCtacaaaatatttatattcttatatatcaatataaatataatataacaTAATATGGATATAATAGAATTGTGACTTTGAAATACTATGATTTTCAAGGCTACAGTGGATAACAAAATGTTTTAGAAAATTTgtaattcatttaaaatatgATATTCAAGATTTAATGGATATAAAAAATGTTTTAGaatttttagtaattaattaactatgCTCGATCGTAGTTATGCAAGTTACGTTTAATAAATCATGCATTGTATGTAGTTCTTAGTTATGATACAAAGTTAcctaaaatgttttttttaccaGTAATAATCTGACaactttttaaatataatatttaaattaaccTAATGATAGTATTTTTCATAACTGTCAGTATATTAGTAGCactaaaattaaaactaaatacGTAATGAGAATTCGGCCCACTATTATAAAGGACAACATTACTTTTACAGATCCACTATGAATTTCAATTAGGACCAAATATTTTAAGAACCAAATATCACCCAAAAAAGGTCCAGCAGATAATTAGGCACAGCCCAATTATTTTAATCTTACGTAACAAGTACTGATGTACTCTATATTGCaatgatatttaatttatgCATGCATCGATTAAATTATTGTGCATTTTTTTATGATGTGATTTCCAGAGGTCAATTTGTATCATTTGATTCACATTCTTCTTCAATTTTCATAGTATTTGATAAAGTAATAATTTCACTTTATTGCTAAGATTTTGGATCTGAACTTACAATATAATTTTCTAATTCAACTTATAATGATGTATTCATGTTTGAATGGGTCTTGTTAATCGACATAGTCTCGACCCTTTACCTTGTTTGTCTGACTTTCGAAAAGCAAAGTGATTATGACattaaattaatcaagaaaGTGTTGACTCGTTTCACTCCTCCAGTTTCTTCACCAATACGCGTAATTTAGGGAACACTTACCCTCgagaaaattattgaaaaaaatcattaattacCAATTatagttttcttttatttttaattataaaatgttTGTGACATAATAGTACTAATGTTAAAAAGTTGGTGAATTTATTACGGTGATAATATTGGTCAAATTGGATGTTATGTGGGTCCTGAGCCGGTCAAAACGAGTTTTAAATGGGTTAGGATGTTTTTGGGTTTTAATGGCATTAATTTAGTACTCCCTACCTAAAACAATGCACATGTTAAAAAAAGTCTTATTACCATTATAGGAGAATATTCTTTAGGCCATTTGCAATGGGGCCGATCAATTAAGCCTATAATTGGCTCCCCCCATCGGCCCCCCGTTATGGAAGAGGGGCCGACCATCCACCTTTCCACCATCACCCCAAAGAGTCGTTGTTTCGGCTTTGGCCAATCCCATAGGGTCTTTGATCGGCCATCCATTATTGAGCAtcgatttttattatttttatttttttaactctCAATAtatacctccataacccattaTTCACATTCATCACCAATAGTCTCACTATATACTTCTTATTTACCATTTTATTGCATTTTATTTGAgtgaaacaattaaaattgaaatatactaATATTGATGATGTGAAAACGAAATGGAAAGTGGGATAGGCCATTTCGTTGCTGAGAAATAGACCATAAAAATAAATGGAATAAAATGCTGatctgaaaataataaaaaaaaagtcagGGCTATAGCGAGCTCTCTTGAACTTATAGTTTGACATGTAGTTCAAACTTCTTAATggaagtagtagtaatatttaaagCATTTGAGATATAAAGGTGATGAATTTATCTAGGATCTAAGAAGTAAAAAATGACTTCTGTTTTTAATCTAATCCAGATTTAATTCACCACAAATTAGTCAAAACGAGTTGACTCAAATATAATTTTCGGACGAAAAAACCCCTtgttatataattttaaatcaaaatataGTAGAGtgagaaattaaattataaactaaatcATGCATGCAGTGAGATTACTACTCGCTAATTTAGTACTACTCCCTTATTCAAAAATAAGCAATTCGTATTGTCATCCCAATATAAGTATCGCAATtaattttttggcaaaaattaaCCATTATaatctcatttattttattttatccgtatttaattcattttatacctatctattttattatatcTCTTGTAACTACTTAATTCAATACCCACTTAATGCATTAAAtatcaatttataaaattttcatgttcaaataaaatatttcatgaACTATCTCATAGAATGTTAGTACTCCGTAAAATCGTTGatctaattaaaaaaatttcccCCAAAAACCACCGTACGAAATGGCCTGAATTCTATGGTCAAAGTTCGAACAGCTGTGATGAAGAAATCTGTTCAAAGACTTGAGGAAGTAAAAAGAAATTATTGAATATACACTTGAGAGCCAACTTATGTTTCATCTGATcaggccatctgcaacgctgtctcttatacgtcttttaaccgtctcatcccttaactattcatggccccactatacttttcactcaatctcttaactaagagacagagcctgcaaccctccatctcttaaccatctcatcccttaactattcattcaatttcatttttatttccaacaaattcaattaataaaaacacacttcattaaataaaataaaattacaacttaaatttcttaaaaaataaaaaaaaccataattaaaaatcctaaaaaatgaaaaatacataatttaatttcttccgctcactctctctaccggttgccaaattttttccaaatgtgctccattagatcatcttggagttgggcgtgggcggtagaatcacgtgtccttgcccgaatagacaaccgatcttgcaaagacggatgcactccactgcgaggtggactacttgcggtagagcttctgagggtttcagggtcgaaccaatttcccgcctcaggtccttcgtcggcgacaatcatattgcgcaagattatgcacgtatacatgatgtcgaccatactctccatgaaccacgtacgagccgggactttgataatgttgaaccAACCCCCAGGTCCTTCTgagggtttcagggtcgaaccaattccccgcctcaggtccttcgtcggcgacaatcatgttgtgcaagattatgcacgtatacatgatgtcgaccatactctccatgaaccacgtacgagccggggctttgataatgttgaagcgcgctttgAGAACCctgaacgccctctccacatcatTGCGAGCAGCCTcatgcttctgcgcaaaaaagagcctgtttttcgttcaccggcctgttgaacgtcttcacgaaggttggccacttcgggtagatgccgtcggctagatagtaccccattttataccgccggttgttagcgatgaagttgatgggcAGCGCTTTACcgtccaaaacttcggcgaagaggtcggattggttgagcacgttgacgtcgttgttcgatccggggaccccgaagtacgcatgccaaatccatagccggtagtcggcaacggcctcgagtataacggtggggtgggtgcctttgtggccgctcgtgtatgaccccctccacgccatagggcaattcttccattgccaatgcatgcaatcgacgctgccaagcatcccggggaatccgtgcacttcttcgtgaaggtggagcagaaactgacaatctgtcgtgcttggcttccggagaaattcgtcggtgaaggctgcccagacgcctttgcagaattgcatcaaacacattctcccagtgctttctccaatgtggaggtattcgtcgaacaaatccgccgtttgtctagtagcaagctgacggattgctgcagtacatttctgcagcgtcgtgtggctgagacggccaacggcgtcgaacccttcttggaagaactcttcccgggatgctaatgtatttgcgatgtggagaaatagcggtttccgcatgcggaaacggtgacggaagtaggtatctccccataccgggttatcacagaagtagtcacgtactaaccttgcggcggcttcctcccggttacgatggatgtaagtccgggatcttctttggggcggcgcgacTTCCTCCGcttccctacgtcgatcttcttcaagtgattcttccattattcgacgcatttgctcaaatggatcaaTGAATGacttaaatttgggagaagaataaaatagatgatttgagatgaaaattggagtggaaagagagatgatttgagatgaatagatgtgtgtttgtgtgtgtgaaagatgagtatttatagaataaaaaaaattaaaaatggccGTTGAACGGTAATATGCccgtttattattattattattattattattattattattattattattattaaattcacttttttttaaaaaaattgatttattgcgtcagcgtgacgacgctcactcgcgggccggcgagtgggcgtcacgcgtggctccagcgcgcgccacgtcgcgcaggcgcgtggcgagctgggGACAAGActggacgctgcaacgcgttcCACgcccgtctcgtctcggagagacgagataAGGGacacccgcgagacgcattgcgggtgcccttaggACATCTAGGTATGTAGGTGCACCCAACTGTACTCCAATGGAGTGTGAAGCCCCCTTCAATCCCTTTGAATTTCATCgattttttattcaattctACACAACAAAAAAGGGTGAGAGTCCATAGTCCCTTTTAATTCAAAAGCTCAAAATTTTCTATTCATGTTCACTTTTGTCTTTTACCCTCCCTCCTCTTTCCCAAAACTTCTCTGCGCCTCTATCTTCTTCTCTTGCCCTTTCCCTTTCTTGCACATTCTAAATCTAGGGTTTCATTTATTGTTGTCTCCTCTTCTTTTATCAGTGGGGAATTCTGAGCTAAGTCATTTGAGTAGCTGGTGGACAGGGGATTTTCTCCACAATTTTCAGAATGAGCTTAGATGTGTGTTCTAGGCAGTCCATTTGTTTCAAATTTCAGTCTTTTGAGTTCCCTTTTCTTTCCATTACTGCAATTTTGTAGGTTGAGCCTAGTGTAATTTCTGCTGGTTTGGTCCGTGACGACATTTTTTAGGTTTTATGTTACAATTATGTGTTGTAGTGCATGTTCCTCATTTGCAGTTAGGGTTTTGTGTTATTTCGTCGGTTTCAGATTTGTGGAGTTTGTATATTACGAGTGGGATTTTGAATAATTTAGTTTGAATTTTGCTCATGGATGGGAGAGAAGGGATGGCATTACAAGGGTCTGCACCATACTACCTTCATAGAGGGGGAATTGGTGGATCTGGTGGTTCAGGGCCTGGCCATGCTGTTCATGGCGGTGGCGCCTCCCCTGCCCCGCAGCCTGGTGTAATGCACTCCTCCCCTGCTTTCAAGAATCTTGCAAACTCAAGCATTCAGATGCAGCCCAATGCAGGGAGTGCTGGTGCTTCTGCGAGCAGTTCATCATTCCATGTTGAGAACCCATCTCAGAATTTCTCTCGCGGCAGAAGCATCATGGTTGCTTTGCCAGGTGGCGAGCCCgtgcagaagaagaagagaggtaGGCCGAGGAAGTATGCCCCGGATGGAGCTAACACGGGCTTAGGATTATCCCCTATGTCTGCACCTAAGCCTTCTTCCTCTTTGGTGGTCAGCCCTGCGGAAAAGGCAAGACGAGGCCGGCCTCCTGGCAGTGGATGGAAGCAGAAGCTTGCTCCCCTTGGTAATTTCTTGTTCTAGTTGATTACTTGTTCTATGGACTATAGTTCTtttcacatttcctttttttattgcAATCTATACTGAGATTAATGGTGTCATGTGGTTAGAAAGAGATGAAAAAACAGATACTATAGATTCAAGATTTAGGTTGTATTCCATGATTTTTTTGCAGTGTTACTTTCACTACCCAATTTAGATTCTTATCTGTGATCTACTAAAAGTGGCCGTAATAGATGTACTGATCTCATGATCATGGTGCTTCATTCTTCACTATTTTTGCATTTCCAAAAATGCTATATATTTTTGATGATGCATTGATTACTACCCTGACTCCACGAGAAAACGTTGCTCCACTTTTGCCGGGATATCAATGTGAATTGTTGGTTGTACCCGGCAGTATAAATTGTACTTATACTCCCAGTAATCTAGATGGTATCTTGTTGAGCTTAAGATTTTTCTTTGATTAGGTGAATGGATGAACAACTCAGCTGGATTAGCCTTTACACCTCA encodes:
- the LOC121785472 gene encoding AT-hook motif nuclear-localized protein 5-like isoform X2, with the protein product MDGREGMALQGSAPYYLHRGGIGGSGGSGPGHAVHGGGASPAPQPGVMHSSPAFKNLANSSIQMQPNAGSAGASASSSSFHVENPSQNFSRGRSIMVALPGGEPVQKKKRGRPRKYAPDGANTGLGLSPMSAPKPSSSLVVSPAEKARRGRPPGSGWKQKLAPLGEWMNNSAGLAFTPHVLHVGVGEDVAEKILAFAQQRPRALCIMSANGSVSAGRFEILCLSGSYLVAENGGPRNRTGGISISVCSPDGHIIGGAIGGRLVATNPVQVVACSFVYGGTKLKGKVEPAAEDEKHLPEKPAEKSLTPITAAATQSYTPNTGTTSIWPPVARAEVKNPQTDIDLMRG
- the LOC121785503 gene encoding serine/threonine-protein kinase BSK7-like — encoded protein: MGCRCSKLILCCFSSEHNGPIHEANNAENEEKSEIGDLPTFREFSIEQLRTATSGFAVENIVSEHGEKAPNVVYKGKLDNQRRIAVKRFNRSAWPDARQFMEEARAVGQLRNYRLANLLGCCCEGDERLLVAEFMPNETLAKHLFHWETQPMKWAMRLRVALYIAQALEYCTSKGRALYHDLNAYRIVFDYDGNPRLSCFGLMKNSRDGKSYSTNLAFTPPEYLRTGRVTPESVIYSFGTLLLDLLSGKHIPPSHALDLIKDRNLQMLTDSCLEGQFSNDDGTELVRLASRCLQYEPRERPNPKSVVAALIPLQKETEVPSHVLMGIPQGGEVVSLTPLGEACLRMDLTAIHEILEKLSYKDDEGAATELSFQMWTNQMQDTLNSKKKGDVAFWHKDFRVAIDCFTQFIKVGTMVSPTVYARRSLSYLMSDVPQEALNDAVQAQVISPVWHIASYLQAAALLALGRENEAQIALKEGSILEEKRNVTS